Below is a window of Longimicrobium sp. DNA.
ATGAGGGGATAGCCAAGCGCAGCAGCCGTCGCCGCAATCAGGCGATCGCCGCGCTCGGGAATCTGGAAGAGTTCGTGCGCGTGGAGAACGATCTCGGGGGTGAGGCTCACCACCTGATACCGAGATGGAGTACTCTCCAACCGATGCACGAAATCGGGAAATGACTCGCTGAGGGCAAAATCGCCGGCCGTCATTGCCTCGTCCAGCTCGACCAGCGACATCGATGGAATACAGACCACCGCCAACCCTTCATCGACCCGCTCGAAGAACGCCCTGGCCTGCCGCCCCAGTCGGCGTCGCTGGTCGGTTACCCACCAGATCAGCGGATGGGTATCGGTAACCGCGATCTCCGGTGCGTACATCACGCATCATCGAGGTCGAAGTCGTCGGCGCGGAGCTTGTCGCGCTTCGCCCGCTCGAGTTCGGCCTGCTTGGCACGGGAGCGCACAAGAACGTCATCCGGATCGACAAGAAGCGTTCCGAGTCCCCGGAGTGGCCGCGGCTCTACGCCGACCCGTGCACGAAGCGCGTCCAGATCCGCTTGGAGCCCCTCGATTTCGCGTTTGCGGATCAGCACCACGTGTTCGTCGTAACTGCGGTGTGAGAGTTCAACTCTCGGGCGGCGCCCGGTTAGCACCTCCTCGACCAGATCGAAGAGCCGGCTTCGCGCGGCGGTAATGGGGAGGACGTCGTTCTTGTTCGGCTGAATCATCCGGCCTCCGAGGTGTACAGGTTCATGTACAGGTAAGCTAATCCCGCGGCTCGGTCCCAGCAAGCGAGATCCGCTGCAACTCCGGAACCCATCATCCAGGCAGTCCCATGCAGGCCCAGACTTCCATCTCCGTTCCCGCCATCGCCGGGTGCCCGAGCGAGCGCCCGACTGATGCGTGCGAGTCGCGGCCCATCATGCGGTTCCGTTGCGGAACGCTGCACGAGAACTGGTACATCGCCGCGCTTTCCAGGCAGGTGACGGCGAAGAAGCCGTGCGCATCCACCATCATGGAAGAGCCGATCGTCCTCTTTCGCGGGGCAGACGGCCGGG
It encodes the following:
- a CDS encoding type II toxin-antitoxin system VapC family toxin yields the protein MYAPEIAVTDTHPLIWWVTDQRRRLGRQARAFFERVDEGLAVVCIPSMSLVELDEAMTAGDFALSESFPDFVHRLESTPSRYQVVSLTPEIVLHAHELFQIPERGDRLIAATAAALGYPLITRDPEIARVIGADRIW